In one window of Rhinoderma darwinii isolate aRhiDar2 chromosome 7, aRhiDar2.hap1, whole genome shotgun sequence DNA:
- the LOC142658059 gene encoding musculoskeletal embryonic nuclear protein 1-like isoform X3, which produces MSQPQDAPIKKKRPVVKEEDLKGAKTKLGQQTPIKSKTYQVMKECEQAGCAAPSVFSQARKGTETAFEKAKEAPAKSVFG; this is translated from the exons gatGCCCCAATCAAAAAGAAGAGGCCAGTGGTGAAGGAGGAAGATCTGAAAGGTGCCAAAACTAAGCTTGGGCAGCAAACGCCAATCAAATCCAAGACATACCAAGTTATGAAGGAATGTG AACAAGCTGGATGTGCAGCTCCGTCTGTGTTTAGTCAAGCCAGGAAAGGAACGGAGACAGCCTTTGAGAAGGCCAAGGAAGCACCAGCAAAAAGTGTATTTGGATAA